In Anopheles ziemanni chromosome X, idAnoZiCoDA_A2_x.2, whole genome shotgun sequence, the genomic window GTCCGCCTTGCTGCCCTCGCGGAACTCCTCCAGCGTTAGCCGGTCGTCGTGGTTCTTGTCCATCTGGTCGAAGATTTTGTCTACCCGCTTCTGCGGCGTGTTGTCGTCCTCGGTCTGTGGCTGCTGACCCtgcgaaacacacacacacacccgcccAAACGCACGCACCATATCAGTAGGAAGCTTCATCAGGACTTAAGTTCAGGCTGCGGGAGAACCAACTTACCACCATCTGGTATATTGCGTCCACAATGTTGTACATCTCGTCGCGCGTTATGAAACCATCATTGTCGACGTCGTATAGCCGGAAAGCCCCTGCAAAGGAAGGAACGTGGAAGGAAGAAGGTGAGCTCCCAGTTTGCCACCACCGACAGGGACCTCCGCACTACTTACAATGCAGCTTCTCGTCTAGGTTGCCCCGCGAAGTAATCGACAGTGCCCGAATGAACTCTTCGAACTCTATGGAACCGTCCTGTGGAGAACAATGGATATAGAATAGGTTTGGTTTTGTACAGCTGCTTGTAGTCGTCTTAAGCTACATCTCGTAATATTTACAACTCTACGATGCGCTACAGCATGTAGCAGAGGACTACCTAGTCCCACAAATTGAGAAAAGTTGAGGTTCTGTACGAGTGCAACTCAACCGCTGCATACAATACCGCTGAACGGTTATTCTCTGACATACATCGTC contains:
- the LOC131290799 gene encoding frequenin-1; protein product: MGKKNSKLKQDTIDRLTTATYFTEKEIRQWHKGFLKDCPNGLLTEQGFIKIYKQFFPQGDPSKFASLVFRVFDENNDGSIEFEEFIRALSITSRGNLDEKLHWAFRLYDVDNDGFITRDEMYNIVDAIYQMVGQQPQTEDDNTPQKRVDKIFDQMDKNHDDRLTLEEFREGSKADPRIVQALSLGGD